The Anolis carolinensis isolate JA03-04 chromosome 1, rAnoCar3.1.pri, whole genome shotgun sequence genome window below encodes:
- the wdr27 gene encoding WD repeat-containing protein 27 isoform X5, with product MESPEDLCFPEEGCDSSIVLEKQVFGSQVSESHVQLACSLHYCAFPLNGNELCILDTTDDPEHQPLHLIGHHHSITAVAFGSKVSPLLICSASSDYVIVWDLDACMKKVLEGLMPQGVVIGTLLGMVLYVRFSPDDQTVAVCAGNRIYMLNAKDEAILAELEGHLAPVTAAEFCTWEKNILISVSEDRSFKVWDYCTGLLIYQSAVITAFPLLSLFIDDENKQIITGCADGQLWIFSLSRGHQYRCVVHINVQKEREKFYNKIGKSEHLDQIQNSSKAYTSNDLRYEETVESSFPVLQIEHCDKSANLEDEVPSFSYANARCLWIGSSTGLFIINMANFELEAILHFRDFSALSIQSAGSCAIMKKAVSGKVCCVLTSMFENRIALLEVNVAALLRSQQNELHLSGKEKRLSVIARCSLLPTSPLCLKKEKNILGNRKDIKSSVKDQPLVFHNKIKSSGYTSAPQMTMFSPKMNTKPKSSVPKGKKSNKRRNEEYPLPKSPPTKFERQVTVADKSTSVCCIQYSGDGELLACGLADKTLLAFKSNLTGTPTVYSGHDGAVNSVGWSLDNHWLVSSSEDRTLRIWSVSSAEPALCLGKELFHKPIRSAQFYYIDTFILLSCGAEFYLLRYYLDTSKDEFKRYKSKSICKSIQKFRMTSTVEISSLSAVNEFYSYIVLAAGSNRALEVFDLNVGCSAAVITDAHSRSVHQICQNKGRSPRLNPCAGRTADRQTGGSNPGRAGELLLSALAPHVGT from the exons CCATTACACTTAATTGGCCATCACCATTCGATTACTGCAGTGGCATTTGGAAGTAAGGTCAGTCCACTTCTAATTTGCTCTGCTTCGAGTGACTATGTGATAGTGTGGGATCTGGACGCATGTATGAAGAAGGTGCTAGAAG GATTAATGCCACAAGGTGTTGTTATAGGGACACTCCTGGGCATGGTGCTTTATGTCCGATTTAGTCCAGATGATCAGACTGTGGCAGTTTGTGCTGGCAATAGGATTTACATGTTAAATGCAAAG GATGAGGCTATACTTGCAGAACTAGAGGGCCATTTGGCTCCAGTGACAGCTGCTGAGTTTTGTACTTGGGAGAAAAATATACTGATATCAGTGTCTGAAGACAGAAGTTTTAAG GTATGGGATTATTGTACTGGACTGCTAATATATCAATCAGCAGTAATAACAG CATTTCCTCTTTTAAGTCTCTTCATTGATGACGAAAATAAACAGATCATCACTGGATGTGCAGATGGACAG CTGTGGATCTTCAGCTTGAGTAGAGGGCACCAATATCGCTGTGTGGTACATATTAATGtacagaaagagagggagaagttttacaacaaaattgGAAAATCTGAACATTTGG ATCAGATTCAGAATTCATCAAAGGCATATACTTCAAATGATTTAAGATATGAAGAAACAGTTGAATCCAGTTTTCCTGTTCTCCAAATTGAACACTGTGACAAATCTGCAAATTTAGAGGATGAAGTACCCAG tttttcttATGCAAATGCCCGATGCTTATGGATAGGAAGTTCTACTGGTTTGTTCATAATTAACATGGCAAACTTTGAATTGGAAGCTATTCTACATTTTAGAG ATTTCAGTGCTCTCAGCATTCAGTCAGCTGGATCATGTGCTATAATGAAGAAGGCAGTCAGTGGTAAG GTATGTTGCGTGCTAACTTCAATGTTTGAGAACAGAATTGCCTTACTGGAGGTGAATGTTGCTGCTCTGTTGAGATCCCAACAAAATGAACTCCATTTAAGTggaaaggaaaaaaggctttCAGTCATTGCCAG GTGTTCCCTCTTACCAACCTCTCCATTATGcctgaagaaggaaaaaaacatcttgggaaATAGAAAAG ATATAAAGAGCTCTGTAAAAGATCAGCCACTGGTTTTCCATAACAAAATTAAGTCATCAGGTTATACATCAGCACCACA AATGACTATGTTTTCTCCAAAGATGAATACAAAGCCAAAGAGTTCAGTACCAAAAGGCAAGAAAAGTAACAAACG aagaaatgaagaaTATCCACTTCCAAAATCTCCTCCAACCAAATTTGAGAGGCAGGTTACTGTTGCTGACAAATCAACATCTGTATGCTGTATTCAATATTCAG GAGATGGAGAGCTCTTGGCTTGTGGTTTAGCTGACAAAACATTGTTGGCATTCAAGTCAAACCTCACAGGAACGCCAACTGTTTATTCAG GGCATGATGGTGCTGTTAACTCGGTTGGTTGGAGCCTTGATAACCACTGGCTTGTTTCATCTTCTGAAGACAGAACATTAAGGATCTGGTCAGTCAGCAGTGCAGAGCCTGCTTTATGTCTG GGAAAGGAACTTTTTCATAAACCCATCAGATCAGCCCAGTTCTATTACATAGATACATTTATACTGCTATCCTGTGGAGCAGAGTTTTATTTGTTAAGATACTATCTGGACACTAGCAAAGATGAGTTTAAACG GTACAAAAGTAAGAGCATTTGCAAATCAATACAGAAATTTCGCATGACATCTACAGTGGAAATTTCCAGTCTTTCAGCTGTAAATGAATTCTATTCTT ATATTGTTCTGGCAGCTGGCAGCAACCGAGCACTAGAAGTGTTTGACCTCAACGTTGGCTGTAGTGCAGCAGTAATAACAGATGCTCATTCTAGATCAGTTCACCAGATTTGCCAAAATAAG GGCCGGAGCCCccgattaaacccttgtgctggtaggactgctgaccgacagactggtggttcaaatccagggagagcgggtgagcttcttctgtcagctctagctccccatgtggggacatga
- the wdr27 gene encoding WD repeat-containing protein 27 isoform X6 gives MESPEDLCFPEEGCDSSIVLEKQVFGSQVSESHVQLACSLHYCAFPLNGNELCILDTTDDPEHQPLHLIGHHHSITAVAFGSKVSPLLICSASSDYVIVWDLDACMKKVLEGLMPQGVVIGTLLGMVLYVRFSPDDQTVAVCAGNRIYMLNAKDEAILAELEGHLAPVTAAEFCTWEKNILISVSEDRSFKVWDYCTGLLIYQSAVITAFPLLSLFIDDENKQIITGCADGQLWIFSLSRGHQYRCVVHINVQKEREKFYNKIGKSEHLDQIQNSSKAYTSNDLRYEETVESSFPVLQIEHCDKSANLEDEVPSFSYANARCLWIGSSTGLFIINMANFELEAILHFRDFSALSIQSAGSCAIMKKAVSGKVCCVLTSMFENRIALLEVNVAALLRSQQNELHLSGKEKRLSVIARCSLLPTSPLCLKKEKNILGNRKDIKSSVKDQPLVFHNKIKSSGYTSAPQMTMFSPKMNTKPKSSVPKGKKSNKRRNEEYPLPKSPPTKFERQVTVADKSTSVCCIQYSGDGELLACGLADKTLLAFKSNLTGTPTVYSGHDGAVNSVGWSLDNHWLVSSSEDRTLRIWSVSSAEPALCLGKELFHKPIRSAQFYYIDTFILLSCGAEFYLLRYYLDTSKDEFKRYKSKSICKSIQKFRMTSTVEISSLSAVNEFYSYIVLAAGSNRALEVFDLNVGCSAAVITDAHSRSVHQICQNKDKM, from the exons CCATTACACTTAATTGGCCATCACCATTCGATTACTGCAGTGGCATTTGGAAGTAAGGTCAGTCCACTTCTAATTTGCTCTGCTTCGAGTGACTATGTGATAGTGTGGGATCTGGACGCATGTATGAAGAAGGTGCTAGAAG GATTAATGCCACAAGGTGTTGTTATAGGGACACTCCTGGGCATGGTGCTTTATGTCCGATTTAGTCCAGATGATCAGACTGTGGCAGTTTGTGCTGGCAATAGGATTTACATGTTAAATGCAAAG GATGAGGCTATACTTGCAGAACTAGAGGGCCATTTGGCTCCAGTGACAGCTGCTGAGTTTTGTACTTGGGAGAAAAATATACTGATATCAGTGTCTGAAGACAGAAGTTTTAAG GTATGGGATTATTGTACTGGACTGCTAATATATCAATCAGCAGTAATAACAG CATTTCCTCTTTTAAGTCTCTTCATTGATGACGAAAATAAACAGATCATCACTGGATGTGCAGATGGACAG CTGTGGATCTTCAGCTTGAGTAGAGGGCACCAATATCGCTGTGTGGTACATATTAATGtacagaaagagagggagaagttttacaacaaaattgGAAAATCTGAACATTTGG ATCAGATTCAGAATTCATCAAAGGCATATACTTCAAATGATTTAAGATATGAAGAAACAGTTGAATCCAGTTTTCCTGTTCTCCAAATTGAACACTGTGACAAATCTGCAAATTTAGAGGATGAAGTACCCAG tttttcttATGCAAATGCCCGATGCTTATGGATAGGAAGTTCTACTGGTTTGTTCATAATTAACATGGCAAACTTTGAATTGGAAGCTATTCTACATTTTAGAG ATTTCAGTGCTCTCAGCATTCAGTCAGCTGGATCATGTGCTATAATGAAGAAGGCAGTCAGTGGTAAG GTATGTTGCGTGCTAACTTCAATGTTTGAGAACAGAATTGCCTTACTGGAGGTGAATGTTGCTGCTCTGTTGAGATCCCAACAAAATGAACTCCATTTAAGTggaaaggaaaaaaggctttCAGTCATTGCCAG GTGTTCCCTCTTACCAACCTCTCCATTATGcctgaagaaggaaaaaaacatcttgggaaATAGAAAAG ATATAAAGAGCTCTGTAAAAGATCAGCCACTGGTTTTCCATAACAAAATTAAGTCATCAGGTTATACATCAGCACCACA AATGACTATGTTTTCTCCAAAGATGAATACAAAGCCAAAGAGTTCAGTACCAAAAGGCAAGAAAAGTAACAAACG aagaaatgaagaaTATCCACTTCCAAAATCTCCTCCAACCAAATTTGAGAGGCAGGTTACTGTTGCTGACAAATCAACATCTGTATGCTGTATTCAATATTCAG GAGATGGAGAGCTCTTGGCTTGTGGTTTAGCTGACAAAACATTGTTGGCATTCAAGTCAAACCTCACAGGAACGCCAACTGTTTATTCAG GGCATGATGGTGCTGTTAACTCGGTTGGTTGGAGCCTTGATAACCACTGGCTTGTTTCATCTTCTGAAGACAGAACATTAAGGATCTGGTCAGTCAGCAGTGCAGAGCCTGCTTTATGTCTG GGAAAGGAACTTTTTCATAAACCCATCAGATCAGCCCAGTTCTATTACATAGATACATTTATACTGCTATCCTGTGGAGCAGAGTTTTATTTGTTAAGATACTATCTGGACACTAGCAAAGATGAGTTTAAACG GTACAAAAGTAAGAGCATTTGCAAATCAATACAGAAATTTCGCATGACATCTACAGTGGAAATTTCCAGTCTTTCAGCTGTAAATGAATTCTATTCTT ATATTGTTCTGGCAGCTGGCAGCAACCGAGCACTAGAAGTGTTTGACCTCAACGTTGGCTGTAGTGCAGCAGTAATAACAGATGCTCATTCTAGATCAGTTCACCAGATTTGCCAAAATAAG GACAAAATGTGA